A part of Vigna radiata var. radiata cultivar VC1973A chromosome 11, Vradiata_ver6, whole genome shotgun sequence genomic DNA contains:
- the LOC106777945 gene encoding uncharacterized protein LOC106777945 isoform X2 produces the protein MSDHLVLFVDRLARPVPVDPVAQPARLPSEPSPPPAAADATTAAAGSSGTAPAEDHVGEGCDEEEPLIQMAECRICQEEDGVSNLETPCACSGSLKYAHRKCVQHWCDEKGDITCEICHQPYQPGYTAPPPRPNPEETTIDIGGGWTISGTPLDLRDPRLLAIAEAERQFLDAEYDEYAASNASGAAFCRSAALILMALLLLRHALSVSDSDSSDDDPSNFFSLFLLRAAGFLLPCYIMAWAISILQRRRQRQEAAALAATQVAFVLQSGQRRGLQFAIAPGPATVHQEQV, from the exons ATGAGCGATCACTTGGTGCTGTTCGTTGACCGTCTCGCACGCCCTGTCCCCGTTGACCCGGTGGCACAGCCGGCGCGGCTTCCCTCCGAGCCCTCTCCGCCTCCGGCTGCCGCGGATGCCACCACAGCCGCCGCCGGGAGTTCGGGCACCGCTCCGGCGGAGGATCACGTCGGGGAGGGATGTGATGAGGAGGAGCCGCTGATCCAGATGGCGGAGTGCCGCATCTGCCAGGAAGAGGACGGCGTTTCCAATTTGGAAACGCCCTGCGCCTGTAGCGGCAGTCTTAAG TATGCTCACAGAAAGTGTGTTCAGCATTGGTGTGATGAGAAAGGAGACATTACTTGTGAGATATGTCATCAG CCTTATCAACCTGGGTACACTGCACCACCTCCTCGTCCTAACCCTGAAGAAACTACTATTGATATAGG AGGTGGATGGACAATATCTGGCACACCGTTGGACTTGCGTGATCCTCGGCTCTTGGCAATTGCAGAGGCAGAACGTCAATTCTTGGATGCTGAATATGATGAGTATGCTGCTTCCAATGCCAGTGGGGCTGCATTCTGCCGCTCAGCTGCTTTAATT TTAATGGCTCTTCTACTCTTGCGGCATGCACTTTCTGTCTCGGATAGTGATTCTTCTGACGATGATCCATCCAATTTTTTCTCT CTTTTCTTGCTTCGAGCGGCTGGATTTTTATTACCTTGCTACATTATGGCCTGGGCAATCAGTATTCTGCAGCGTCGACGACAGAGACAA GAGGCTGCAGCACTAGCGGCAACCCAAGTTGCTTTTGTTCTGCAATCTGGGCAGCGTAGAGGTCTACAGTTCGCAATAGCACCAGGACCAGCCACAGTACACCAGGAACAAGTGTAA
- the LOC106777945 gene encoding uncharacterized protein LOC106777945 isoform X1: MSDHLVLFVDRLARPVPVDPVAQPARLPSEPSPPPAAADATTAAAGSSGTAPAEDHVGEGCDEEEPLIQMAECRICQEEDGVSNLETPCACSGSLKYAHRKCVQHWCDEKGDITCEICHQPYQPGYTAPPPRPNPEETTIDIGGGWTISGTPLDLRDPRLLAIAEAERQFLDAEYDEYAASNASGAAFCRSAALILMALLLLRHALSVSDSDSSDDDPSNFFSLFLLRAAGFLLPCYIMAWAISILQRRRQRQQEAAALAATQVAFVLQSGQRRGLQFAIAPGPATVHQEQV; this comes from the exons ATGAGCGATCACTTGGTGCTGTTCGTTGACCGTCTCGCACGCCCTGTCCCCGTTGACCCGGTGGCACAGCCGGCGCGGCTTCCCTCCGAGCCCTCTCCGCCTCCGGCTGCCGCGGATGCCACCACAGCCGCCGCCGGGAGTTCGGGCACCGCTCCGGCGGAGGATCACGTCGGGGAGGGATGTGATGAGGAGGAGCCGCTGATCCAGATGGCGGAGTGCCGCATCTGCCAGGAAGAGGACGGCGTTTCCAATTTGGAAACGCCCTGCGCCTGTAGCGGCAGTCTTAAG TATGCTCACAGAAAGTGTGTTCAGCATTGGTGTGATGAGAAAGGAGACATTACTTGTGAGATATGTCATCAG CCTTATCAACCTGGGTACACTGCACCACCTCCTCGTCCTAACCCTGAAGAAACTACTATTGATATAGG AGGTGGATGGACAATATCTGGCACACCGTTGGACTTGCGTGATCCTCGGCTCTTGGCAATTGCAGAGGCAGAACGTCAATTCTTGGATGCTGAATATGATGAGTATGCTGCTTCCAATGCCAGTGGGGCTGCATTCTGCCGCTCAGCTGCTTTAATT TTAATGGCTCTTCTACTCTTGCGGCATGCACTTTCTGTCTCGGATAGTGATTCTTCTGACGATGATCCATCCAATTTTTTCTCT CTTTTCTTGCTTCGAGCGGCTGGATTTTTATTACCTTGCTACATTATGGCCTGGGCAATCAGTATTCTGCAGCGTCGACGACAGAGACAA CAGGAGGCTGCAGCACTAGCGGCAACCCAAGTTGCTTTTGTTCTGCAATCTGGGCAGCGTAGAGGTCTACAGTTCGCAATAGCACCAGGACCAGCCACAGTACACCAGGAACAAGTGTAA
- the LOC106776795 gene encoding serine/threonine protein phosphatase 2A 59 kDa regulatory subunit B' eta isoform-like — protein MLEVVKMVSANIFRTLSPQPRENKIVDGVDVEEEEPSMDPAWPHLQIVYELFLRFVASPELDPKLAKRYIDQSFILKLLDLFDSEDPREREYLKMTLHRIYGKFMAHRPFIRKAINNVFFNFIFETEKHNWIAEFLEILRSIINGFVLPLKEEHKLFLVRILIPLHKPKCLAMYHQQLSYCITQFVTANPNLTPISIPIPIAIQFQLPQYSDPNYPNLL, from the coding sequence ATGCTGGAGGTGGTGAAAATGGTGTCTGCAAACATATTTAGGACACTCAGTCCTCAGCCACGCGAGAATAAGATCGTTGATGGTGTTGATGTGGAGGAGGAGGAGCCTTCGATGGATCCTGCTTGGCCTCATTTGCAAATTGTGTATGAGCTTTTTCTGCGGTTTGTGGCCTCACCTGAGCTGGATCCGAAGTTGGCTAAGAGATACATTGATCAGTCCTTCATTTTGAAGCTGCTNGATTTGTTTGACTCCGAGGATCCGAGGGAGCGGGAGTACTTGAAGATGACTCTNCACCGTATCTATGGCAAATTCATGGCGCATCGCCCTTTCATCAGGAAGGCCATCAACaatgtgttttttaattttatttttgagacTGAGAAGCATAATTGGATTGCCGAATTCTTGGAAATTCTTAGGAGCATCATCAATGGTTTTGTGTTGCCATTGAAGGAAGAGCATAAACTGTTTCTTGTTCGCATCCTGATTCCTCTGCACAAGCCAAAATGCCTGGCAATGTATCATCAGCAGTTGTCGTATTGCATTACTCAGTTTGTGACAGCGAACCCTAACCTGACCCCAATTTCAATCCCAATCCCCATTGCAATCCAATTCCAATTACCCCAATATTCTGACCCTAATTACCCTAATCTTCTG